A single region of the Halopiger xanaduensis SH-6 genome encodes:
- a CDS encoding dicarboxylate/amino acid:cation symporter: MSTRDGQSYWRRYRSVPIVYRIGAAFILGSIVGLVVGQPATVLQPLGDIFVRLLSMIVIPIVVFTLLMGIRRISPAQLGRIGGQVIALYAVMSAIAVFIGLGVANLVNPGTGLTLAEDVEFEPEETPDFVEVLVGIVPENPIGAMAEGDVLATIFFVIVFGLALLYLEESSDDETVQAGIESIFNIVEAGTEALFKLVWGIMEYGVIGVFALMAAVFGEAGADAIASFVILIAALTVAILLHIGIVYLGGLIMVLTRQSPVAFLAGSKDAIVTALSIRSSSGTLPVTMSNADENLRIDESVYGFSLPLGATINMDGTAMYQGVVAIFAANLVGVQLSIVEQVTVVLIAVLASIGAGGVPGTGLIMLTLVLTQLGLPLEVVGFVAGVDPILDRLRTMTNVTGDLAVTTVVAHWNDAIDFTGGSWADPTQGLEVGGDTAAGGD; encoded by the coding sequence ATGTCAACACGAGACGGCCAATCGTACTGGCGACGGTACCGTTCGGTACCGATCGTCTACAGGATCGGTGCAGCGTTCATCCTCGGATCGATCGTCGGCCTCGTGGTGGGCCAGCCCGCGACGGTACTCCAGCCGCTGGGCGATATCTTCGTCCGGCTGCTATCCATGATCGTCATCCCCATCGTGGTCTTCACCCTGCTGATGGGGATCAGACGGATTTCGCCGGCGCAGTTAGGTCGGATCGGCGGGCAGGTCATCGCGCTGTACGCCGTCATGTCGGCCATCGCGGTGTTCATCGGATTAGGCGTCGCGAACCTGGTGAACCCGGGAACGGGGCTGACGCTGGCCGAGGACGTCGAGTTCGAACCCGAGGAGACGCCGGACTTCGTCGAGGTGCTGGTCGGCATCGTCCCGGAGAATCCCATCGGCGCGATGGCGGAGGGCGACGTCCTCGCGACCATCTTCTTCGTCATCGTCTTCGGGCTCGCGTTGCTGTACCTCGAGGAGTCGAGCGACGACGAGACGGTGCAGGCGGGAATCGAGTCGATCTTCAACATCGTCGAAGCGGGGACGGAGGCGCTGTTCAAACTCGTCTGGGGGATCATGGAGTACGGCGTGATCGGCGTCTTCGCGCTGATGGCCGCCGTCTTCGGCGAGGCCGGCGCCGACGCGATCGCCTCCTTTGTGATCCTGATCGCGGCGCTGACCGTTGCGATCTTGCTCCACATCGGGATCGTCTACCTCGGCGGGCTGATCATGGTCCTGACCCGGCAGTCGCCCGTCGCCTTCCTCGCGGGCTCGAAGGACGCGATCGTCACCGCGCTCTCGATCCGCTCCTCGAGCGGCACGCTGCCGGTGACGATGTCCAACGCCGACGAGAACCTGCGGATCGACGAGAGCGTCTACGGGTTCTCGCTGCCGCTCGGCGCGACGATCAACATGGACGGGACGGCGATGTACCAGGGCGTCGTCGCCATCTTCGCGGCGAACCTCGTGGGCGTCCAGTTGAGCATCGTCGAGCAGGTGACCGTCGTCCTCATCGCCGTGCTCGCGAGCATCGGCGCCGGAGGCGTTCCCGGGACGGGGCTGATCATGCTGACGCTGGTGCTGACCCAGCTCGGGCTGCCCCTCGAGGTGGTCGGCTTCGTCGCCGGCGTCGACCCGATCCTCGATCGTCTGCGGACGATGACGAACGTGACCGGCGACCTCGCGGTGACGACGGTCGTCGCCCACTGGAACGACGCGATCGACTTCACCGGCGGGTCGTGGGCCGATCCGACGCAGGGGCTCGAGGTGGGCGGCGACACGGCTGCGGGCGGCGACTGA
- the phnE gene encoding phosphonate ABC transporter, permease protein PhnE: protein MSVDSATWERFDRRRRLGRFVALLAGTIVVVASWKYLDMGFVETSTIPREINDLLTRMYPPDVAYTGEILGPLLETIHIAVLGTAGALVMSIPVALLAAENTTPNVATYWLGKVAVTVSRSVNTIVWALIFVVVFGSGPLAGVVAIAFRSVGFLGKLLSEEIEEIDYGQVEAVRAAGASSVQTMLYGIVPQVKPALVGLSVYRWDINVRDSTILGFVGAGGIGFELFHAVNAFAWQSVSMILLTILAVVILSEAVSAYARALVR from the coding sequence ATGTCGGTCGATAGCGCTACCTGGGAACGGTTCGATCGGCGGCGGCGGCTCGGTCGATTCGTCGCTCTCCTCGCCGGGACGATCGTCGTCGTCGCCTCTTGGAAGTACCTCGACATGGGATTCGTCGAAACGAGCACGATCCCGCGGGAGATAAACGACCTGCTGACCCGGATGTACCCGCCCGACGTCGCCTACACGGGCGAGATTCTCGGCCCGCTTCTCGAGACGATACATATCGCCGTATTGGGTACCGCAGGAGCGTTGGTAATGTCGATCCCGGTCGCGCTTTTGGCGGCGGAAAACACGACGCCGAACGTCGCGACTTACTGGCTCGGAAAAGTGGCCGTCACCGTGAGTCGGTCGGTCAACACCATCGTCTGGGCGCTGATCTTCGTCGTCGTCTTCGGCTCGGGGCCGCTCGCCGGGGTCGTCGCCATCGCGTTCAGGTCCGTCGGATTCCTCGGCAAGTTGCTCAGCGAGGAGATCGAAGAGATTGACTACGGACAAGTCGAAGCGGTTCGCGCTGCAGGCGCCTCGTCGGTGCAGACGATGCTGTACGGGATCGTTCCGCAGGTTAAACCCGCACTGGTCGGCCTCTCCGTGTATCGGTGGGATATCAACGTCCGCGACTCAACGATCCTTGGATTCGTCGGAGCCGGCGGGATCGGTTTCGAACTGTTCCACGCGGTCAACGCCTTCGCGTGGCAGTCCGTCTCGATGATCCTGCTAACGATACTCGCCGTTGTTATCCTCAGCGAGGCCGTCTCGGCGTACGCTAGAGCGCTCGTTCGCTGA
- the phnE gene encoding phosphonate ABC transporter, permease protein PhnE, with amino-acid sequence MATRSNDRNEPSEGPDVATSNRQWKRPTVFGRREIKWSVYAAIVAFFLWSTWDLGVNPSRVIEGIGRSVTLLGDFFPPRATDRQAARIVDKMLESVAMAMVSTVTGIVLSVPIAFMAAENLSPKPLYYLNRGFISISRAFNAIIVAIIVVKAVGLGPLAGIITITFKTVGFFSKLLAEDLEDIDMGSVDAVRATGASPIQTLVYGVVPQIVPRFAGLSVYRWDINIRTSTIVGIVGAGGIGSILLTAFERYDYGYVTAILIAIIAVVLVAEGVSALVRRRYQ; translated from the coding sequence ATGGCGACGCGATCGAACGATCGGAACGAACCGTCGGAGGGACCTGACGTGGCGACGAGCAACCGACAGTGGAAGCGACCGACCGTATTCGGTCGCCGCGAGATCAAGTGGAGCGTCTACGCCGCAATCGTGGCGTTTTTCCTCTGGTCAACGTGGGATCTCGGCGTGAATCCGTCTCGAGTCATCGAGGGTATCGGCCGGAGCGTGACGCTGCTCGGGGACTTCTTCCCACCGCGAGCGACTGACCGGCAGGCGGCTCGCATCGTCGACAAGATGCTCGAAAGCGTCGCCATGGCGATGGTATCGACGGTGACGGGAATCGTTCTCAGCGTCCCGATCGCGTTCATGGCCGCCGAGAACCTCTCTCCGAAACCGCTGTACTATCTCAACCGCGGATTTATCTCCATCTCGCGCGCGTTTAACGCGATCATCGTCGCGATTATCGTCGTGAAAGCGGTCGGGCTCGGCCCCCTCGCCGGAATCATCACGATCACGTTCAAGACAGTCGGGTTCTTCTCGAAACTGCTCGCCGAAGATCTGGAGGACATCGATATGGGAAGCGTCGACGCCGTCCGTGCGACGGGCGCGTCGCCGATTCAGACGCTGGTGTACGGCGTCGTACCACAGATCGTCCCGCGATTCGCCGGCCTCTCGGTCTACCGCTGGGATATCAACATCCGTACGTCGACGATCGTCGGAATCGTCGGAGCTGGCGGTATCGGCTCGATCCTCCTCACGGCGTTCGAGCGGTACGATTACGGCTACGTGACCGCGATCCTGATCGCAATCATCGCCGTCGTACTCGTCGCCGAAGGCGTAAGCGCACTCGTTAGACGGAGGTACCAGTAA
- the phnC gene encoding phosphonate ABC transporter ATP-binding protein, giving the protein MLEVADLRKTYSTGDVALNGVDLTVEGSETVAMIGPSGAGKSTFIRCVNRLTEPTSGEIYLDGTELTGLKNDALRSARRDIGMIFQEYNLVERLTVMENVLTGRLGHLSAWKAFRRDFPAEDVDRAFEILDRVGLGGMENKRADELSGGQRQRVGIARAVIQNPKILLVDEPTSSLDPETSDVVMELLTDIADERGVPVLINIHEVDLARSHADRIVGLHDGELVFEGTPGELDDRSMDRIYRGKGRTADIEETDESARDGGTTEPDGDAIERSERTVGGT; this is encoded by the coding sequence CGAGGTAGCCGATCTCCGGAAGACGTACTCGACCGGTGACGTGGCCCTGAACGGTGTCGATCTGACGGTCGAGGGGAGCGAGACGGTCGCGATGATCGGCCCCAGCGGCGCGGGGAAGAGTACGTTTATCAGGTGCGTGAATCGTCTCACGGAGCCCACGAGTGGCGAGATCTACCTCGACGGCACGGAGTTGACGGGCCTGAAAAACGACGCCCTCCGTTCGGCGCGCCGCGACATCGGGATGATCTTCCAGGAGTACAACCTCGTCGAGCGACTTACCGTGATGGAGAACGTTCTCACGGGTCGCCTGGGGCACCTCTCCGCGTGGAAGGCGTTCCGTCGGGACTTTCCCGCCGAGGACGTCGACCGCGCCTTCGAAATCCTCGACCGCGTCGGGCTCGGCGGCATGGAGAACAAGCGCGCCGACGAACTCTCCGGCGGACAGCGCCAGCGAGTCGGCATCGCCCGCGCGGTGATCCAGAACCCGAAGATCCTCCTGGTCGATGAACCCACTTCGAGCCTCGATCCGGAGACGTCAGACGTGGTGATGGAATTATTGACCGACATCGCCGACGAGCGGGGCGTTCCGGTGTTAATCAATATCCACGAGGTCGACCTAGCGCGGTCTCACGCCGACCGCATCGTCGGACTCCACGACGGCGAACTGGTCTTCGAAGGGACGCCGGGCGAACTCGACGACCGGAGTATGGACCGCATCTACCGCGGCAAAGGGCGTACTGCCGATATCGAGGAGACGGACGAATCGGCCCGCGACGGCGGAACGACCGAGCCCGATGGCGACGCGATCGAACGATCGGAACGAACCGTCGGAGGGACCTGA